The following proteins come from a genomic window of Aquimarina sp. MAR_2010_214:
- a CDS encoding DUF4230 domain-containing protein, translating to MELLFIGLLGGAIVAYFIFARFTAAKNKSSVRTQSVVLKEKIKNVCKLVTVEGDFAEIYHYESVKEKFFKLLSGTKKALIIIEAKAYVGFDLSQITLESDTKKKQIILTHFPQPKLLTIETDFKYYDKKEGWLNPFTSGDLTDLNKEAKQFIKDKIPQSGLMESAKKEALTAISLMETLAESIGWTLDYSALKIDDNNQDTKQLE from the coding sequence ATGGAGTTATTGTTTATTGGACTTTTAGGGGGAGCTATTGTAGCTTATTTCATTTTTGCAAGGTTTACTGCCGCAAAAAATAAATCATCTGTACGAACACAATCTGTTGTACTTAAAGAAAAAATTAAAAATGTTTGCAAGTTGGTTACTGTTGAAGGTGATTTTGCTGAAATCTACCATTATGAAAGTGTAAAAGAAAAGTTCTTCAAATTACTATCTGGAACCAAAAAAGCATTAATTATTATCGAAGCCAAAGCGTATGTAGGATTTGATTTATCCCAAATAACATTAGAAAGTGATACCAAAAAAAAACAAATTATCCTTACTCATTTTCCGCAGCCAAAACTCTTAACTATAGAAACTGATTTTAAATACTATGACAAAAAAGAAGGCTGGCTAAACCCATTTACCTCTGGTGACCTTACAGACCTTAATAAAGAGGCTAAGCAATTTATAAAAGATAAAATACCGCAAAGTGGACTTATGGAATCTGCGAAAAAGGAAGCCCTGACAGCTATTTCACTTATGGAAACTCTCGCAGAATCTATTGGGTGGACATTAGATTACTCTGCTTTAAAAATAGATGACAATAATCAAGATACAAAACAGTTAGAATAA
- the ruvC gene encoding crossover junction endodeoxyribonuclease RuvC, which produces MSNEKIILGIDPGTTIMGFGLIKVQNKKMSFLQLNELQLGKYDDHYLKLKLIFERTVELIDTYHPDEIAIEAPFFGKNVQSMLKLGRAQGVAMAAGLSREVPITEYSPKKIKMAITGNGNASKEQVAKMLQNLLQLKTLPKNLDSTDGLAAAVCHFYNMGRADIVGKSYTGWAAFVKQNEKRVKK; this is translated from the coding sequence TTGAGTAACGAAAAAATTATACTAGGTATTGATCCCGGAACCACAATTATGGGATTTGGACTTATTAAAGTTCAAAATAAAAAAATGTCTTTTCTGCAATTAAATGAGCTTCAACTCGGGAAGTATGATGATCATTATTTAAAGCTAAAACTTATTTTTGAACGTACGGTAGAACTTATCGATACCTATCACCCTGATGAAATTGCGATAGAAGCTCCTTTTTTTGGTAAAAATGTACAATCAATGCTTAAACTGGGGAGAGCCCAAGGAGTGGCCATGGCAGCAGGACTTAGCCGGGAAGTGCCTATCACAGAGTATTCTCCAAAAAAAATAAAAATGGCAATTACCGGTAATGGTAATGCAAGTAAAGAACAGGTAGCCAAAATGTTACAAAACCTCTTACAGCTCAAAACACTTCCTAAAAACCTGGATTCTACCGATGGTCTTGCTGCAGCGGTATGCCATTTTTATAATATGGGTCGAGCCGATATCGTAGGTAAAAGTTATACAGGTTGGGCAGCTTTTGTAAAACAGAATGAGAAACGAGTGAAAAAGTAA
- a CDS encoding AraC family transcriptional regulator: MKALPFKIPKSSTDTLIVQEDKEIVFYDKFHQHEEIQISIIISGEGSLIVGDTITDYKANDILIFGSNVPHVLKSAFSSVESYMISLFFTKESFGNLFFNLPEFNDFSSFFRNSVYGIKVFSKKEKLKKQFLKIVEKKEKLDRFTIFLKILKILKTSKTETISSFISKRGYTDNEGKRMAKVFQAVMDEYYRDFSLKEVADLTNMTPNAFCRYFKQRTNKTFFQFLIEVRIENACRLLSRELDITISEVSYRSGFKNLSNFNRKFKQIKRMTPSDYKKRVHEPSFS; encoded by the coding sequence ATGAAAGCATTACCTTTTAAAATACCAAAATCTTCAACAGACACTTTAATCGTTCAGGAAGATAAGGAAATTGTCTTTTATGATAAATTTCATCAACATGAGGAGATACAAATATCCATTATAATATCGGGGGAAGGAAGTTTAATTGTTGGAGATACAATAACCGATTACAAGGCCAATGATATTTTGATTTTTGGGAGTAATGTTCCTCATGTATTAAAGAGTGCTTTTTCTTCTGTAGAGTCTTATATGATTTCTCTTTTTTTTACTAAAGAATCTTTTGGGAATCTATTTTTTAATCTTCCAGAATTTAATGATTTCTCTAGTTTTTTTAGAAACTCGGTATATGGAATCAAGGTATTTTCTAAAAAGGAAAAATTAAAAAAACAGTTTCTTAAAATTGTTGAAAAGAAAGAAAAACTTGATCGTTTTACTATTTTTCTAAAGATTCTAAAAATACTGAAAACATCAAAAACCGAAACGATATCTTCATTTATTTCAAAAAGGGGGTATACTGATAATGAAGGAAAAAGAATGGCTAAGGTTTTTCAAGCAGTAATGGATGAGTATTATAGGGATTTTTCTTTAAAAGAAGTTGCTGATTTGACTAATATGACTCCTAATGCTTTTTGCAGATATTTTAAGCAACGAACCAATAAAACTTTTTTTCAATTTTTGATTGAAGTACGGATCGAGAATGCTTGCAGATTACTATCTAGAGAATTGGATATTACTATTTCTGAAGTTTCCTATCGTAGTGGTTTTAAGAATCTTTCTAACTTCAATAGAAAATTTAAGCAAATAAAGAGAATGACTCCTTCTGATTATAAAAAAAGAGTACATGAACCTAGTTTTAGTTGA
- a CDS encoding DUF3995 domain-containing protein, producing the protein MILTILLSFIFFILGIIHFNWVAGGTFGFEASLPTKESGERILNPKKIDSAIVGFGLIAFAFFYVLKSGLIDYDLPEWILKYVKWIIPSIFMLRAFGDLKYVGFLKKVKHTKFGKLDTKLFSPLCLIIGLIGLIIAAT; encoded by the coding sequence ATGATATTAACAATATTGTTAAGTTTTATCTTTTTTATTCTGGGGATTATTCATTTTAATTGGGTTGCAGGAGGGACATTTGGATTTGAAGCCTCATTACCAACTAAGGAAAGTGGTGAACGCATATTAAATCCTAAAAAAATTGATAGTGCAATTGTTGGATTCGGTCTTATTGCTTTTGCTTTTTTTTATGTACTCAAATCAGGACTTATTGATTATGATTTACCCGAATGGATTTTGAAATATGTAAAATGGATTATCCCTTCTATTTTTATGTTAAGAGCTTTTGGGGACCTTAAATATGTTGGTTTTTTAAAAAAAGTAAAACATACCAAATTTGGCAAATTAGATACCAAATTATTTTCTCCTTTATGTCTAATCATTGGATTAATCGGATTGATAATAGCAGCGACATAA
- a CDS encoding MmcQ/YjbR family DNA-binding protein, producing MNIEAFREYCLSKKGVTEEFPFDESTLVFKVMGKMFALTGLQRIPFSVNLKCDPDHAIELREYHPEITPGYHMSKKHWNTVNFSGGLPTNMIIELINHSYDLVVSGLTKKIKQELEDL from the coding sequence ATGAACATCGAAGCATTCAGAGAATATTGTTTGTCAAAAAAAGGAGTTACAGAAGAATTTCCTTTTGATGAAAGCACTTTGGTTTTTAAAGTAATGGGGAAAATGTTTGCTTTAACAGGATTACAACGAATACCGTTTAGTGTAAACCTAAAATGTGATCCTGATCATGCTATCGAACTTCGTGAATATCACCCAGAAATAACTCCAGGATATCATATGAGTAAAAAACATTGGAATACTGTTAACTTTTCTGGTGGTTTACCTACTAATATGATAATCGAATTGATCAATCACTCTTATGATTTAGTAGTAAGCGGTCTGACCAAAAAAATAAAACAAGAATTAGAAGATCTTTAA
- a CDS encoding cyclase family protein: protein MITIIEHNNQSYKIDLSKPLDISIPLRASQENVNAWYIDGPRIEPVTDGEWIGKVSEGASTNFNNIYFNPHGHGTHTECVGHITPEFYSINDALKQFFFIAEVISVQPKKQGEDHIITKDHIETAITSVQPEALIIRTLPNTESKCNKHYSNTNWPYLTEEAARYIKKLNIEHLLIDLPSVDKEKDDGKLLAHKAFWGYPEATRHNATITEMIYVDTKISDGQYLLNLQIASFVNDASPSKPVLYKML from the coding sequence ATGATCACAATAATAGAACACAATAATCAGTCTTACAAAATTGATCTTTCAAAACCGTTAGATATATCCATTCCTTTAAGAGCATCACAAGAAAATGTAAATGCCTGGTATATCGATGGCCCCAGAATTGAGCCTGTAACTGATGGTGAATGGATCGGAAAAGTATCCGAAGGTGCTTCAACCAACTTTAATAATATTTATTTTAACCCTCATGGCCATGGTACCCATACTGAATGCGTTGGCCATATCACTCCCGAATTTTATAGTATTAATGATGCGCTAAAACAATTTTTCTTTATTGCTGAAGTAATTTCAGTTCAACCAAAAAAACAAGGAGAAGATCATATAATTACTAAAGATCATATCGAAACTGCAATAACTTCTGTACAACCAGAAGCATTAATTATAAGAACGCTTCCTAATACCGAAAGTAAATGCAACAAACACTACTCTAATACCAACTGGCCTTATCTTACAGAAGAAGCTGCTAGATACATCAAAAAATTGAACATAGAACATCTCCTCATTGATCTACCATCGGTCGATAAAGAAAAAGATGATGGAAAATTACTGGCCCATAAAGCCTTCTGGGGGTATCCTGAAGCAACACGGCATAATGCCACCATCACAGAAATGATTTATGTCGACACCAAAATATCAGACGGGCAATATCTTCTTAATCTTCAGATAGCATCCTTTGTAAACGATGCTTCACCAAGTAAACCTGTTTTGTATAAAATGCTGTAA
- the hemW gene encoding radical SAM family heme chaperone HemW — protein MSGIYIHIPFCKQACHYCDFHFSTSMKKKDEMITALCNEIKLRKPGVNSNETIKTIYFGGGTPTVLSIDELQRIIDVVYKYYQVADKAEITIEANPDDLTEEKIELLAKSNVNRLSIGIQSFFEEDLKMMNRAHNAKEAKKCLSLATRYFENISIDLIYGIPNMSIDRWKQNIQLALDFKAPHISCYALTVEPNTALPKLIEKGKIPSIDDSLAQKHFEILVESLENEGFIHYELSNFGKPGYFSKNNTAYWQGKRYLGIGPSAHSYNGKQRSWNINNNVKYIKALQQNLLPREIEDLTITDTYNEYIMTGLRTIWGVSLQKIEKDFGEKYKEYLLKQAQKHIDTHLLFLDGDTLFVTKKGKFLSDGIASDLFLLNLE, from the coding sequence ATTAGCGGTATCTATATTCATATTCCTTTTTGCAAGCAAGCTTGCCACTATTGTGATTTTCATTTTTCGACTTCGATGAAGAAAAAAGATGAAATGATTACTGCGCTATGCAATGAAATTAAATTACGAAAACCAGGAGTCAATAGCAATGAAACCATCAAAACCATATATTTTGGTGGTGGTACACCAACTGTGCTATCTATAGATGAGTTACAGCGTATTATAGATGTGGTTTACAAATATTATCAAGTTGCTGACAAAGCAGAAATTACAATCGAAGCCAATCCAGATGATCTTACCGAAGAGAAAATAGAATTGTTAGCCAAAAGTAACGTAAATCGTTTGAGTATAGGTATCCAATCTTTCTTTGAAGAAGATCTCAAAATGATGAATCGTGCTCATAATGCCAAAGAAGCTAAAAAATGCCTCTCTCTGGCGACTCGCTACTTTGAGAATATTTCAATAGACTTGATTTATGGTATCCCAAATATGTCGATAGATCGATGGAAACAAAATATACAATTAGCATTAGATTTTAAAGCTCCACATATTTCCTGCTATGCCTTAACGGTAGAACCTAACACCGCATTACCAAAATTGATCGAAAAAGGAAAAATCCCTTCGATTGATGATAGCTTGGCACAAAAACACTTTGAAATCCTTGTAGAGTCTCTAGAAAACGAAGGGTTTATACATTATGAATTATCCAATTTTGGTAAACCCGGATACTTCAGTAAAAATAATACGGCATACTGGCAAGGGAAACGCTATCTGGGTATTGGACCCTCTGCACATTCCTATAACGGAAAACAACGAAGTTGGAACATTAATAACAATGTAAAATATATCAAAGCGTTACAGCAAAATCTACTCCCCAGAGAGATTGAAGACTTAACTATTACCGATACCTACAATGAATATATTATGACAGGATTACGTACTATTTGGGGAGTATCCTTGCAAAAAATAGAAAAAGATTTTGGAGAAAAATATAAAGAATACCTTCTCAAACAAGCTCAAAAACATATCGATACTCATCTTTTATTTTTAGATGGTGATACATTATTTGTAACCAAAAAAGGAAAGTTTTTAAGTGATGGTATTGCAAGTGATCTTTTCTTACTAAATTTAGAGTGA
- a CDS encoding cupin domain-containing protein — protein MKLTEKFKDIKGYFSPKIIGEVNDTYVKLAKIKGDKVPWHSHEHEDELFYIVEGSLLFEIEGQDSFTMNQGDLFIVKRGVNHRVSSIEECKIMLIENKTTAHTGKVKSEITKNIDEQQLES, from the coding sequence ATGAAACTAACAGAAAAATTTAAAGACATTAAAGGTTATTTCTCTCCAAAAATAATTGGAGAAGTCAATGACACCTATGTTAAGTTAGCGAAAATAAAAGGAGATAAAGTACCTTGGCACAGCCATGAACATGAAGATGAACTCTTCTATATTGTTGAAGGAAGTCTCCTTTTTGAAATAGAAGGACAAGATTCTTTTACTATGAATCAAGGGGATCTGTTTATTGTAAAACGTGGAGTTAATCACAGGGTTTCTTCAATAGAAGAATGCAAAATTATGCTCATAGAAAACAAAACAACAGCTCATACAGGAAAAGTAAAATCTGAAATCACCAAAAATATTGACGAGCAACAATTAGAATCATGA
- a CDS encoding dihydrodipicolinate synthase family protein produces MVIDWKGVMPAVTTKFTKEDTLDLKMFGININAQLKAGVHGIILGGTLGEASTLSNDEKRILVRTTVDIVKNKVPVIINIAEQTTKGAVEAAKKAKEDGASGLMILPPMRYNAGDRETVVYFKEIAKSTDLPIMIYNNPVDYKIEVSLDMFEELLALDNIQAVKESTRDISNVTRIKNRFGDRLKIMSGVDTLALESLLMGADGWVAGLVDAFPKETVAIYELQKAGRIKEAIAIYRWFLPLLELDINSKLVQNIKLAEVATGIGTEHVRPPRLPLVGNERKKVLEIIENGLRTRPQLPEYKNIELID; encoded by the coding sequence ATGGTAATAGATTGGAAAGGTGTAATGCCTGCAGTGACTACAAAATTCACTAAAGAGGACACACTAGACTTAAAAATGTTCGGAATTAATATCAATGCACAACTTAAAGCTGGGGTTCACGGAATTATACTTGGCGGTACTTTAGGTGAAGCAAGTACATTGAGTAATGACGAAAAAAGAATTTTAGTTAGAACTACAGTTGATATTGTTAAAAACAAAGTTCCGGTTATCATTAATATTGCAGAACAAACTACAAAGGGAGCTGTTGAAGCAGCCAAAAAAGCAAAAGAAGATGGTGCCAGTGGTTTGATGATACTGCCACCAATGCGTTATAACGCAGGGGATCGAGAAACTGTAGTTTATTTTAAAGAGATAGCTAAAAGCACAGACCTACCTATAATGATTTATAACAACCCTGTTGACTATAAGATAGAGGTCTCTCTAGATATGTTTGAAGAGTTATTAGCACTGGATAATATACAGGCAGTAAAAGAATCTACAAGAGATATTTCTAATGTAACACGAATTAAAAATCGCTTTGGTGATAGGCTAAAAATCATGAGTGGTGTAGACACATTAGCTCTCGAGAGTTTACTAATGGGCGCCGATGGCTGGGTCGCGGGATTAGTAGATGCTTTCCCAAAAGAAACTGTAGCTATTTATGAACTTCAAAAAGCTGGTCGAATAAAAGAAGCTATAGCAATATATCGCTGGTTTTTACCTTTGCTGGAGTTAGACATAAATTCTAAATTAGTACAAAATATAAAACTGGCAGAAGTAGCTACCGGAATCGGTACAGAACATGTGCGTCCTCCCAGGTTACCACTTGTTGGAAATGAACGTAAAAAAGTATTAGAAATCATTGAAAATGGTTTAAGAACGAGACCTCAACTACCAGAATACAAAAACATTGAATTAATAGATTAA
- a CDS encoding DUF4260 domain-containing protein — MKTTLKLEEIAMLGLGIYLFSLLSYPWWLFLALFLLPDIGMLGYIINNRVGALSYNTFHHKGIAVLIYIIGVYISNELLLLSGIILFSHTAFDRILGYGLKYEKGFKFTHLGEIGKKD, encoded by the coding sequence ATGAAAACAACCCTAAAGCTCGAAGAAATTGCAATGCTTGGATTAGGAATCTATTTATTTAGTTTACTATCCTATCCTTGGTGGTTATTTTTGGCTTTATTCCTCCTACCCGATATCGGAATGTTAGGATACATTATAAATAATAGAGTTGGAGCATTAAGTTATAATACATTTCATCATAAAGGGATAGCAGTTTTGATTTATATTATTGGAGTATACATCTCTAATGAACTATTACTACTTTCTGGAATTATTCTTTTTTCGCACACTGCTTTCGACAGAATTCTGGGATACGGCTTGAAATATGAAAAAGGGTTCAAATTCACACATCTAGGTGAAATAGGCAAAAAGGATTAG
- a CDS encoding GNAT family N-acetyltransferase: protein MSIVISTDKEKLDLNFIHEFLTHSYWASGRTKEEVMISIKNTLAFGVYLDGKQIGFARILTDYIIFGYIMDVFIIEEYRGNGYSKLLMNTIMEHSDLNCIKTWMLATKDAHTLYQKFGFKAIDDPTKLMKKLVTK, encoded by the coding sequence ATGAGTATAGTTATTTCTACCGATAAAGAAAAATTAGATCTTAACTTTATCCATGAGTTTTTAACTCACTCATACTGGGCATCGGGCAGAACCAAAGAAGAAGTAATGATCAGTATAAAAAACACCTTAGCCTTTGGTGTGTATCTTGATGGAAAACAGATTGGATTTGCACGCATATTAACAGATTATATAATCTTTGGATATATAATGGATGTATTTATTATAGAAGAATATCGGGGAAACGGATACTCAAAACTATTGATGAATACAATTATGGAACACTCAGATCTTAATTGCATTAAAACATGGATGCTGGCCACAAAAGATGCTCATACGCTATATCAAAAATTTGGATTCAAAGCTATTGATGACCCTACCAAACTTATGAAAAAACTCGTAACTAAATAA
- a CDS encoding DNA mismatch repair protein MutS has translation MNNPQQFYKEQISLHTISLKKVKKQLALSSTIRLFVFLAIIAGIYFGYPNTQIIIGSIVIGIAAFIFLVNRHTDLSYSKNKLQKLIDINTLELNVFKGDVSDLTPGKEYIDTTHPYSHDIDLFGEQSFFQYTNRTTTLAGKNKLATILSANAIDYIEKKQEAIKNISKLPKWRQEFSAIASLVNVSISVSSIQKWLQNYTTFVPKIMRILPAIVSGISLILLTLLFLEMITFAMFLVWFFIGLGITGTQLKKINKLYSNANRVKDTFEQYYKLVDKIENANFEAALLQEKQQLVISEQEKASQTLKHFASILNAFDQRNNMMFGVLANGLMLWDILQSYRIEKWITKNHEKVAQWFGVIAFFDAYNSLGNFTFNHPDYVYPKITSGNSILKAKELGHPMLNTHKRIDNDITIDNEQFLIITGANMAGKSTFLRTVALQIVMANIGLPICAKSCEYRPIKLISSMRTSDSLSDDASYFFSELTQLKKIVNALEKDEYFIILDEILKGTNSKDKAAGSRKFVEKLVKAKATGIIATHDLSLCEIASELPQVENRFFDAQIVNDELYFDYKFKDGVCQNMNASFLLKKMGIV, from the coding sequence ATGAACAATCCTCAACAATTTTATAAAGAGCAAATTTCTCTTCATACAATATCATTAAAAAAAGTAAAGAAACAATTGGCACTTTCAAGTACCATACGTCTTTTTGTTTTTTTAGCTATCATAGCCGGAATATATTTTGGATATCCTAATACTCAAATTATTATCGGAAGTATTGTGATCGGGATTGCTGCTTTTATATTCTTAGTAAACCGGCACACCGATCTCTCTTATTCTAAAAATAAACTACAAAAACTAATTGACATCAATACACTCGAGCTTAATGTTTTTAAAGGTGATGTCAGTGATCTTACTCCAGGAAAAGAGTATATCGACACTACACATCCTTATAGTCATGATATCGACCTGTTTGGAGAGCAATCTTTTTTTCAATATACCAATAGAACAACTACTCTGGCCGGAAAAAACAAACTAGCAACTATACTTAGTGCTAATGCAATTGACTATATCGAGAAAAAACAAGAAGCAATAAAAAATATATCAAAACTCCCAAAATGGCGACAAGAATTTAGTGCCATTGCATCACTGGTTAATGTAAGTATTTCAGTTTCTTCGATACAAAAATGGTTGCAAAACTATACCACTTTTGTCCCTAAAATTATGCGCATACTTCCTGCAATAGTATCTGGCATTTCTCTGATATTGTTAACACTACTATTCTTAGAAATGATCACTTTTGCTATGTTTTTGGTTTGGTTTTTTATTGGCCTGGGCATAACCGGAACACAACTTAAGAAGATCAATAAACTATATAGCAATGCTAATAGAGTAAAAGATACTTTTGAACAGTATTATAAGCTAGTCGATAAAATTGAAAATGCTAATTTTGAAGCTGCCTTATTACAAGAAAAGCAGCAATTGGTAATCAGCGAACAAGAAAAAGCCTCACAAACTCTAAAGCATTTTGCCAGTATTCTTAATGCCTTTGATCAGCGCAATAATATGATGTTTGGTGTTTTGGCCAATGGATTAATGCTATGGGATATTCTACAGAGTTATCGTATCGAAAAATGGATCACCAAAAACCATGAAAAAGTAGCACAATGGTTTGGAGTTATTGCCTTTTTTGATGCTTATAACTCCCTCGGTAATTTTACTTTTAATCATCCCGATTATGTATACCCTAAGATAACATCAGGCAATAGTATACTAAAAGCCAAAGAATTAGGTCACCCAATGCTTAATACTCATAAAAGAATAGATAATGATATTACTATAGACAACGAACAGTTTTTAATCATCACCGGAGCCAATATGGCTGGAAAAAGTACTTTTTTGCGTACCGTTGCTTTACAAATTGTGATGGCTAACATAGGGCTGCCTATTTGTGCAAAATCATGTGAGTATCGCCCTATCAAATTGATTAGTAGTATGAGAACATCAGATTCATTAAGCGACGATGCCTCTTATTTCTTTTCAGAATTAACACAGCTTAAAAAAATTGTAAATGCCCTCGAAAAAGATGAGTACTTTATTATCCTCGATGAGATTCTAAAAGGTACTAATAGTAAAGATAAAGCAGCTGGATCACGTAAATTTGTAGAAAAACTAGTTAAAGCAAAAGCAACAGGCATTATAGCAACACATGATTTAAGTCTATGTGAAATTGCATCAGAACTACCACAGGTAGAAAATCGTTTTTTTGATGCTCAAATTGTAAATGATGAACTATATTTTGATTATAAATTTAAAGATGGGGTTTGTCAAAACATGAATGCCTCATTCCTGTTAAAAAAGATGGGAATTGTATAA
- a CDS encoding phytanoyl-CoA dioxygenase family protein: MMEGYESLDDYWTKTKLSSFKKLKVHAAAVFITILKFIIKPIRFLFGKNFNLLANLDEDLGEFNVLGSKRKEEFEGHYLTQSEINKFMDSGIHGPFRVLDTKKAENLANESDDLFKNHFHKTTIFGEDILSSLKASEDYSINYLGFFQGSKYKRLWDVLVHPKLSQPLQSILGDDLLCWRSQFFEKKPGQEGTFWHQTGTFRESDEKPKLEPTRHTHPAIAQLSVWIALRDTNKETGCLRMIEGSFRDGRFERIATNIQGDLSGYLMSLPYSEITKTLKTIWYTTGNFKKAQLVFEKIKKENPSLFDNVVIRDLEMKAGEAIIFTSLNTHASYANTSDDHVRLALIGRYTRSDVHIFKHESTSVLPTKSGGIPYNVHKEPSIPVSGNPKHSKTNNAIAKYPSS, encoded by the coding sequence ATGATGGAAGGCTATGAAAGCCTAGATGACTACTGGACAAAGACAAAGCTAAGTTCGTTTAAGAAATTGAAAGTACATGCAGCTGCTGTTTTTATCACCATACTTAAATTTATCATTAAACCTATCAGGTTCTTATTTGGAAAGAATTTTAATTTATTAGCAAATCTTGATGAGGATTTAGGAGAATTCAATGTATTGGGCAGTAAAAGAAAAGAAGAATTCGAAGGCCACTATCTCACACAATCAGAAATAAATAAATTCATGGATAGTGGTATTCATGGACCATTTCGTGTATTAGACACTAAGAAAGCCGAAAATCTTGCAAATGAAAGTGATGATTTATTTAAAAATCACTTTCACAAAACCACCATATTTGGTGAGGATATTTTGAGTTCGCTAAAAGCTTCGGAAGATTACTCCATTAATTATCTGGGGTTTTTTCAGGGATCAAAATACAAAAGACTATGGGATGTTTTGGTGCATCCAAAATTATCACAGCCTCTTCAGAGCATTTTAGGAGATGATTTACTATGCTGGAGGTCCCAATTCTTTGAAAAAAAACCAGGTCAAGAAGGTACATTTTGGCATCAAACTGGTACTTTTCGAGAATCTGATGAAAAACCAAAATTAGAACCCACCCGTCATACACATCCTGCTATTGCACAATTATCTGTATGGATTGCTTTGCGAGACACTAATAAAGAAACAGGATGCTTACGTATGATAGAAGGCTCTTTTAGAGATGGGCGTTTTGAAAGAATTGCAACAAATATTCAGGGTGATTTATCCGGTTATCTAATGTCTCTACCCTACTCAGAAATTACTAAAACTTTAAAAACCATTTGGTATACTACAGGTAATTTCAAAAAAGCGCAATTGGTGTTCGAAAAAATAAAAAAGGAAAATCCATCTCTTTTTGATAATGTTGTTATAAGAGATCTAGAAATGAAAGCAGGAGAGGCAATCATTTTTACTTCTTTAAACACTCATGCATCTTATGCAAATACTTCTGATGATCATGTGCGTTTAGCTCTGATAGGAAGATACACTCGATCAGATGTTCATATTTTCAAACATGAATCAACTTCTGTATTACCAACCAAAAGTGGTGGTATCCCATATAACGTACATAAAGAACCTTCTATTCCTGTGTCTGGCAATCCTAAACATTCAAAAACCAATAATGCAATAGCAAAATATCCCTCATCCTGA